A genome region from Methanobacterium subterraneum includes the following:
- a CDS encoding ABC transporter permease — protein MKFYRVMAVSRRVFRDVANDKRSLAMLFLAPIFAMCVFGIAFSGDVEDVNVIIVNQDQGYTPPMGNTTYLSQTIISNLDTGVLNIQNMPNVDEAHLKVTDGSASAVIIFPENFTQDAMMATKNPSSGTTAEIIIQGDDTITNIKNAILKTVSDALTNTMSDEGVNPALKITSEPIYGQDAEFIDFFVPGILAFVVYLLTTILTLITFVGERANGTLERVLASPVTEGEVVTGYAITFGTLGILQVALLLVIAILVFNIIVVGNVLLAFLAVAILAVTCQALGILLSSLAKRPEQAIQFFPFVVLPAFLLSGVFWPLQAIPAWLRPFSYLVPPTYAVEACRAVMLKGWGLEKIWPDLAALVLFAILFLGLAVWSLKRGKK, from the coding sequence ATGAAATTTTACCGTGTAATGGCGGTCAGCCGCCGTGTATTCCGCGATGTGGCCAATGATAAACGTAGTCTGGCCATGCTATTTTTGGCACCCATCTTTGCCATGTGCGTCTTTGGGATAGCCTTCAGTGGTGATGTGGAAGATGTGAATGTTATAATCGTCAACCAGGACCAGGGATACACCCCGCCAATGGGAAACACCACCTACCTCTCACAAACCATAATCTCCAACCTGGATACTGGAGTTTTGAATATTCAGAATATGCCTAATGTTGATGAAGCCCACCTGAAAGTGACTGATGGCAGTGCATCAGCAGTGATCATATTCCCGGAAAACTTCACCCAAGATGCTATGATGGCCACTAAAAACCCATCATCCGGAACCACAGCGGAGATCATAATCCAGGGTGATGATACCATTACCAACATTAAAAATGCCATTCTCAAAACAGTCAGTGATGCCCTTACCAATACCATGTCAGATGAAGGAGTTAATCCAGCCCTTAAAATTACATCTGAACCAATTTATGGTCAGGATGCAGAGTTCATTGACTTCTTTGTACCGGGGATCCTGGCCTTTGTGGTGTACCTTCTCACCACCATACTAACCCTCATCACCTTCGTGGGGGAAAGGGCTAACGGAACCCTTGAAAGAGTCCTGGCCAGTCCAGTTACGGAAGGGGAAGTAGTAACAGGATACGCCATCACCTTCGGAACACTGGGTATCCTGCAAGTGGCCCTGTTACTGGTGATAGCAATTCTAGTCTTCAACATAATCGTGGTGGGAAACGTGCTACTGGCCTTCCTGGCAGTGGCTATCCTGGCAGTCACCTGCCAGGCATTGGGGATACTCCTCTCCAGCCTGGCTAAAAGACCGGAACAGGCAATACAATTCTTCCCTTTCGTGGTATTACCTGCATTTCTCCTTTCAGGAGTCTTTTGGCCGTTACAGGCAATACCTGCCTGGTTAAGACCATTTTCTTATTTGGTGCCACCCACCTATGCTGTGGAAGCCTGCCGGGCAGTCATGCT